A window from Schistosoma haematobium chromosome 3, whole genome shotgun sequence encodes these proteins:
- the UBA3_1 gene encoding NEDD8-activating protein uba3, variant 2 (EggNog:ENOG410V5QE~COG:O), with product MNFFQLNNILTSQFQNIFLYIIVFLIHIDDRIQARLYGASLVCANISRCLKELSYQYGLQLDNSVPVNHHSNGNRKIVKYPDFFIYCWRGGQRSNSLATILSEVGWPGNIYTLVGGYRSWRRLLLRQLDAWPRWSILSPFWVISGLTGSGKSLILQELHDHGETVFDLEALAKHKGSMFGGDCVLSNSDTSDHQSSTNKGSQQKFFESQLHYVMMTNKHRLSSCKNILWIECESRHIGPLCGLSDGLWSRLRSTDPNVGTHRLWIDITEEARVAWILENYSTVTRNVPKVLSILKRLTQLDSPNIVLLCVG from the exons ATGAATTTCTTTCAGCTAAATAATATACTGACTTCACAATTTCAgaatatttttttgtatattattgTTTTCCTAATACACATAGATGATCGTATTCAAGCTCGCCTTTATGGTGCATCTTTGGTCTGTGCTAATATTAGTCGTTGTTTGAAAGAACTTTCTTATCAATATGGTTTACAACTAGACAATTCGGTCCCTGTAAATCATCACTCTAATGGAAACAGAAAAATTGTAAAATATCccgatttttttatttattgttggCGTGGAGGTCAAAGATCTAATTCTTTAGCAACTATATTATCTGAAGTAGGCTGGCCGGGTAATATATATACACTTGTTGGTGGATATCGTTCTTGGCGTAGACTTCTACTTCGTCAGTTGGATGCATGGCCTCGTTGGTCTATACTGAGTCCGTTTTGGGTCATATCTGGTCTTACTG GTTCCGGGAAATCTTTAATACTTCAAGAGTTACACGATCATGGTGAAACCGTTTTCGATTTAGAAGCTTTGGCTAAACATAAAGGTTCAATGTTTGGTGGTGATTGTGTATTATCAAATAGTGACACTAGCGATCATCAAAGCTCTACCAATAAAGGTAGTCAACAAAAGTTTTTTGAATCTCAACTTCATTATGTAATGATGACAAATAAGCATCGATTGTCATCCTGCAAAAATATTTTATGGATCGAATGCGAATCACGGCATATTGGACCACTTTGTGGGTTATCTGATGGTTTATGGTCACGATTAAGATCTACAGATCCAAATGTTGGCACCCATCGATTATGGATTGATATTACAGAAGAAGCAAGAGTTGCTTGGATTTTAGAAAATTATTCTACTGTTACTCGGAACGTTCCAAAAGTTCTATCTATTCTCAAAAG ATTAACTCAATTGGATAGCCCGAACATAGTTCTACTGTGTGTAGGATAG
- the UBA3_1 gene encoding NEDD8-activating protein uba3, variant 3 (EggNog:ENOG410V5QE~COG:O): protein MNFFQLNNILTSQFQNIFLYIIVFLIHIDDRIQARLYGASLVCANISRCLKELSYQYGLQLDNSVPVNHHSNGNRKIVKYPDFFIYCWRGGQRSNSLATILSEVGWPGNIYTLVGGYRSWRRLLLRQLDAWPRWSILSPFWVISGLTGSGKSLILQELHDHGETVFDLEALAKHKGSMFGGDCVLSNSDTSDHQSSTNKGSQQKFFESQLHYVMMTNKHRLSSCKNILWIECESRHIGPLCGLSDGLWSRLRSTDPNVGTHRLWIDITEEARVAWILENYSTVTRNVPKVLSILKRYLNESL, encoded by the exons ATGAATTTCTTTCAGCTAAATAATATACTGACTTCACAATTTCAgaatatttttttgtatattattgTTTTCCTAATACACATAGATGATCGTATTCAAGCTCGCCTTTATGGTGCATCTTTGGTCTGTGCTAATATTAGTCGTTGTTTGAAAGAACTTTCTTATCAATATGGTTTACAACTAGACAATTCGGTCCCTGTAAATCATCACTCTAATGGAAACAGAAAAATTGTAAAATATCccgatttttttatttattgttggCGTGGAGGTCAAAGATCTAATTCTTTAGCAACTATATTATCTGAAGTAGGCTGGCCGGGTAATATATATACACTTGTTGGTGGATATCGTTCTTGGCGTAGACTTCTACTTCGTCAGTTGGATGCATGGCCTCGTTGGTCTATACTGAGTCCGTTTTGGGTCATATCTGGTCTTACTG GTTCCGGGAAATCTTTAATACTTCAAGAGTTACACGATCATGGTGAAACCGTTTTCGATTTAGAAGCTTTGGCTAAACATAAAGGTTCAATGTTTGGTGGTGATTGTGTATTATCAAATAGTGACACTAGCGATCATCAAAGCTCTACCAATAAAGGTAGTCAACAAAAGTTTTTTGAATCTCAACTTCATTATGTAATGATGACAAATAAGCATCGATTGTCATCCTGCAAAAATATTTTATGGATCGAATGCGAATCACGGCATATTGGACCACTTTGTGGGTTATCTGATGGTTTATGGTCACGATTAAGATCTACAGATCCAAATGTTGGCACCCATCGATTATGGATTGATATTACAGAAGAAGCAAGAGTTGCTTGGATTTTAGAAAATTATTCTACTGTTACTCGGAACGTTCCAAAAGTTCTATCTATTCTCAAAAG GTATTTAAATGAATCTCTgtaa
- the METTL5_1 gene encoding Methyltransferase-like protein 5, variant 2 (EggNog:ENOG410V8E0~COG:J): MNTKAALLCKILEKLPLCGMPTLSRKKLHHQLENVRTFQNPKLEFEQYCTSAQVAADILFNIQMTDNALEGMSVADLGCGTGMLSIGAKLLGASCVLGFEIDEDAVNEFQSNLGTCEMLDENIDVTLCDVVRLFDGNNKKFVDTVILNPPFGTNPKNNGIDMAFLRAALSIAHLHVYSLHKTTTRNHVLHTIQSTGAQGKVVAELRYDLPRLYKRHRYNTVDIAVDLVHSWF, encoded by the exons ATGAATACGAAAGCAGCGTTACTTT GTAAAATTTTGGAGAAATTACCACTTTGTGGTATGCCCACGTTAAGTCGGAAAAAACTACACCACCAGCTGGAAAATGTTAGGACATTTCAAAACCCAAAACTTGAGTTTGAACAGTACTGTACCTCAGCACAAGTTGCAG CGGACATCTTGTTTAATATTCAAATGACAGATAATGCATTGGAAGGGATGTCTGTAGCCGATCTTGGATGCGGTACTGGAATGTTGTCTATCGGTGCTAAGCTCCTTGGAGCTAG TTGTGTACTTGGGTTCGAAATTGATGAGGATGCTGTAAATGAGTTTCAATCAAACCTAGGAACATGTGAAATGCTAGATGAAAATATTGATGTTACTTTGTGTGATGTAGTACGTCTCTTTGATGGGAACAACAAGAAATTTGTGGATACAGTTATTCTAAATCCTCCTTTTGGCACTAACCCAAAAAATAATG gtATTGACATGGCATTCCTACGTGCTGCGCTGTCCATTGCCCATTTACATGTATATTCGCTCCATAAAACTACGACACGAAAC CATGTTCTACATACAATACAGAGTACTGGTGCACAGGGCAAAGTGGTTGCAGAACTTCGCTATGACCTGCCTCGTTTATACAAGCGTCATCGTTATAATACAGTAGATATAGCTGTTGACTTGGTTCATTCGTGGTTTTAG
- the METTL5_1 gene encoding Methyltransferase-like protein 5 (EggNog:ENOG410V8E0~COG:J), translating into MSLFCVMQLKWGYFLENAFGLSIFFLCRERTYFRMPNSFFDHSGKILEKLPLCGMPTLSRKKLHHQLENVRTFQNPKLEFEQYCTSAQVAADILFNIQMTDNALEGMSVADLGCGTGMLSIGAKLLGARYQLCTWVRN; encoded by the exons ATGTCATTGTTTTGCGTAATGCAGTTAAAATGGGGTTATTTCTTGGAAAATGCATTTGGATTGtccattttttttctttgtcgTGAACGAACGTACTTTCGAATGCCAAACTCTTTTTTTGATCATTCGG GTAAAATTTTGGAGAAATTACCACTTTGTGGTATGCCCACGTTAAGTCGGAAAAAACTACACCACCAGCTGGAAAATGTTAGGACATTTCAAAACCCAAAACTTGAGTTTGAACAGTACTGTACCTCAGCACAAGTTGCAG CGGACATCTTGTTTAATATTCAAATGACAGATAATGCATTGGAAGGGATGTCTGTAGCCGATCTTGGATGCGGTACTGGAATGTTGTCTATCGGTGCTAAGCTCCTTGGAGCTAG ATATCAGTTGTGTACTTGGGTTCGAAATTGA